The DNA window TGGGAGCCCTGATGGGGTTCCTGGGGCCGCTGATTATCTGGCTGGTCAAAAAGGATTCATCGTCGTTTGTAAACGACCAATCCAAAGAGGCGTTGAATTTCCAGCTTACGCTGGCCATTGCTTATGTCGCTTCGGGGGTGATCTGGTTTATTTTCAGCCTGGTCACCTGTGGGTTTGGTGCGATGGTCCCCTTCCCGGTGGTGGTCACGGTCGTGCAGATTGTGTTTGGCATCATTGGCGGGATGAAAGCCAACGAAGGCTACTGGTATCGTTATCCGATGACGATCCGCATGATTACCTAGCTCATTTGAACTTAAAACGCTCTTACACGATCTTTCGTTATGGCTAATCCCCGAGCACTTGATAAACGCCGCAAGTCGATCCGCAATATCCGCAAGATTACGCGGACGATGGAATTGATCGCGACCGCGCGGTTCAAAAAGGCAATGGATCGCGCCACCGCGGCGACCGCCTATACCCGACGCATCACCAAAGTGGTGTCGGACCTGGCCCGTAGCGGCCTGGAAGTGAATCATCCGCTGCTGGAAGAACGCCCCGAGAAACGGAAAGCCGTACTGCTGGTGCTGACCGCCAACCGCGGTCTGTGCGGCGGCTACAACGGCGGCGTGGTGCGACTCACGGCGCCTCGCCTGAAGCAGCTCCGCGAGGAGTACGGCTCGGTACAACTGGAAGTTTCCGGCAAACGCGGCATCAACGCCCTCAAGTTCCGCGGCGTGCTGGCGGATCAAACGTTCCTGCAGTTCGACGACCAGCCCAAGTTTGAAGAGATCCGGCAGATCGCCGACCGCTATCTCGACGCCTACACGCTGGGCGAGATCGATCGCGTCGATGTGATCTACACCCGCTTTGAAACGATCTCCCGCCAGACCGCCATGGTGGAAACGCTGCTGCCGCTGACGTCGCTCCCCGGCGTTGACGAAGAAGAAGAGGAAGCCGCCGGCGATTCCCTGTACGAGTTCCTGCCGTCGGCGGCCAGCATCCTGGAAGAAGTGGTGCCGATGAGCTTCCGCGTGAAGCTGTTCAAATGCTTCCTCGACGCCGCTGTCAGCGAACAGATCGCCCGCATGGTTGCTATGAAGTCGGCGACGGAAAACGCCAGCGATATGATCAAGCAGCTTTCGATGACGTACAACCGCGCTCGTCAGTCGAAGATCACCAACGAAATTATGGAAATTATCGGCGGCGTCGAAGCCCTCAAGAGCTAAACGCCTGCCTGACGTTCGCCACAGCCGCCCGGCTTTGGCCGTACTAAAACCTATCCAGCCCCGAGACAGTCATGGCTACCGCAACTGACCCCTCCCAGAAGAACGTCGGCCGCGTTACGCAAGTGATCGGTTCGACGTTCGACGCCGAATTTGAAGAAGACCATCTGCCGGCAATTTACAACGCCGTGCGGATCCAGAGCGAACACAAAGGGGTGAAGATCGACCTCACCGGCGAAGTGCAAAACCACCTTGGCGGCGGCCGTGTGCGGTGCGTCGCACTGGGCAGCACCGACGGCATGCAACGCGGCCAGGAATGTGTCGATACCGGCAGCCCGGTGACCGTTCCTGTCGGCAAAGCCACGCTCGGCCGCGTGTTCAACCTGCTGGGCGAACCAGTCGACGGCCGCGGCCCGGTCGAAGTCGACGAACGCTGGCCCATTCACCGCGCCGCTCCGCCCGTTTCCGAACTGAAAACCGAAACCGAACTGTTCGAAACGGGCATCAAGGTCGTCGACCTGCTGACCCCGTTTGTTCGCGGCGGTAAGGCCGGTCTGTTCGGCGGGGCCGGTCTGGGGAAAACGGTTATTCTTACCGAGCTGATTGCTCGTATCGCCAGCCAGCACGGCGGTTACTCGGTCTTCGCCGGCGTCGGCGAACGCACCCGAGAAGGAACCGACCTGTGGCTGGAAATGCAGGAAACCAAAATGGGCGATACCGATCGCTCGGTTATCGAACAAACCTGCATGGTGTTCGGCCAGATGAACGAGCCGCCGGGCGCCCGCTTGCGTGTCGCCCTGTCCGCCCTGACCATGGCGGAATACTTCCGCGATACGACCGGCGCCGACACGCTGCTGTTCGTGGATAACATTTTCCGCTTCTCGCAGGCCGGTTCCGAAGTGTCCGCGCTGCTGGGACGTATGCCGTCGGCGGTGGGTTACCAGCCCACCCTGGCCACGGAAATGGGTGCGCTCCAGGAGCGTATTACCTCGACCAGCAAGGGCGCCATCACCTCGGTGCAAGCCGTGTACGTGCCTGCCGACGATCCGACCGACCCGGCCCCCGCCACGGCGTTCGGCCAGCTCGACGCGTTCATCTATCTGGAACGTTCGATTTCGGAAAAAGGTATTTACCCCGCGATCGACCCGCTCGCCTCGTCCAGCCGTATTCTCGATCCGCAGTACGTGGGCGACCGGCATTACACGATCGCCCGCCGGGTGCAAACGACCCTGCAGCGTTATCGCGAACTGCAGGACATCATCGCCATTCTGGGCGTCGATGAACTGAGCGAAGAAGATAAACTCATTGTGCATCGGGCCCGCCGTATCGAGCGGTTCATGTCCCAGCCGTTTATTGTGGCCCAGGTGTTTACCGGCAAGGCGGGCGAAGTCACGCCTTTGGCCGAAACGATCCGCAGCTTTGAAGAGATTTGCGACGGCAAGTGGGATCACCTGCCGGAACAGGCGTTTATGTACGTCGGCGCCATCGAGCAAGCGGAAGCCCAGGCGAAGAAGATGGCGGAGAAAAAGTAGCCATGGCCGAAATGAACTGCATCGTCGTGACGCCGGAGCGCACCGTCCTCGAAACGAAGGCCGATTTTATCGCCCTGCCATTGTTCGACGGCGAGATTGGGATTGCGCCCCTGCACAGCCCCATGATCGGCCGCCTGGGCTTTGGGGAAATGCGGATCAACCAGGGCTCCACGGTCACCACCTGGTATGTCGACGGCGGCTTCGTGCAAGTCGCCGATGACGTGGTCACGGTGCTGACCAATCTTGCCCGCTCCGCCGACAAGATCGACATGGAAGCCGCCCGGTCCCAGATCGACGCCGCCATGAAGCGTCCGATCAATACGCCCGAACTGCTGGAAATCCGCGATCGCCTGGTGGACCAGGCCCGCGCCCAGATGGCTGTCGGCCGGCGCCACTAAACGCGCTTCGCCCTTCCTGGCGTCGCCGCCTGGGCGACCCAGGCGGCAGGTCCTTGCCGGGCTCTTGCGCTCGGCATGCTTTTTCGCGCTCGCGGGTTCTACCGAATTCTTTCTCAATCGCCTGCCGGCTCCCTCCCCGCCGGCGGGCCTGGCGACCGGGTCGTCCCCCCTGCCCTGCCCTCTGCAGGATACTGTCGCGCAATCTGCGGGCGTGCCAGTCGAGTAAAAACGTCCCAAAGTTTGCTTCTGGCGGCCGGGCTCCTGTCGCAATGCGCGCGATCGCTTCAATCTGACTACGTGCCCCATTCGCCATGGACCAGGCCACAACCAAAACGATCAGGCAGGGAACATTCGACTGCCCGGCCTTGTCTGGCCGATGATGTAGGCGTAGCCAGCGGCTTCGTCCCTGGCTGCCTTGCACCGCCCCCGTGAGACGGCTGGGGGCTTTCACCAGGCGAAGGAAAACTGCGGATGCCATTCGAAACCGAGGCGGTTGATCCCCAAGCGACCAGCAATTCGTTAACGCAAGAGGAAACCCCAGGCGTGTTCCTGGAGATCCTGCGCGGACAGGCCCGTCAGAAGATTCGGCAGGTGGAAGAAGCCGTCTACCTGATCGGTTCGGCGTCGGACTGCGATCTGGTGCTGGCTGACCCGCAGTTTCCTGATGTGCATGTGTACCTTTATCTCAAGCCCGACGAAGTCACCATGCGGGTGCTGGGAGAAGGTCCCGTAGCCGCAGTCAACGGGGAGCCGGTTCTCACCGCGCGACTGCACGACGGCGATCACCTGCGCACTGGTCCGTATGAGTTCTGCGTGCATATCGGCGCCCAGCCAGGGCCGCGTAAAAAGAAGCCGAGCACGCCCTCGGTGCGGCCGCACTCGCTGAACTTCGTCTACCAGGTGGATCCCCGCGGCAAAGCGGCGGTCGATCGCCTGCTGGCCGATGTCCGCGCCACCTGTTCGTCGCCCACCCGCGAACTGCGACTGTATACCGAGTGCGAGGTCACCATCGGGCAAGCCTGTCGCAAGACGGGTTGATCCCGCCCTGCCCTTCCGCTGGCCGTCGCTGCTGATGGCCAGCCGGCGTTTGCCGCCTGGGGAACGTGCTGACGGCTGATGACGCGGCCGCGCGCACCGCATACCATAGGAAGCTGGTTTACCACTTCCTCCTTGTATGCTTTGCGGCCTGTTATGTCGTTCACCCTGGTGCTAGGCACCCATAATGCAAAAAAGCGGCGCGAACTGGAAATGCTGCTGGCCAGCCTGCCTTTGCAGCTAAAGACGCTGGCCGATTTTCCCAACGCGATCGAAGTCGAAGAAACCGGCTCGACGTTCGCCGAAAACGCCGCCCTGAAAGCGGTCGAACAGGCCGTGCACCTGCAGCAGTGGGTGCTGGGGGAAGACAGCGGTCTGATGGTCGACGCCCTCGATGGCGCCCCGGGCGTTTACTCGGCCCGCTTCTCCGCCGCCGGCGACGACGCATCCAATAACCAGCATCTGCTGGAGTCGCTGGCGAATGTTCCGCTGGAAAAACGCGGCGGCCAGTACGTCTGCCGCATGACGCTCTCGGATCCCCAGGGCCAGGTCCGCGCCACGTGCGAAGCCACCTGCCGCGGCCGCATTCTGTTTGCCGAGCGCGGCTCCGCCGGCTTTGGCTATGACCCACTCTTTGAGATCCCCGAGTACCATCGCACATTCAGCGAACTGGGCGACGCGGTGAAGAGCATCCTCAGCCATCGAGCCCGGGCCATGCGGCAGTTTGTCAAACTGCTCCAGCCGCTGCTTTTCTCCTCGAAAACCGCGCCGCCATGTTAGAATAACGGCGTCTGCTCTGGCCTCATCAGGACCTCGATCGCTGGCCAGAGAAGCACTCGACAGGACGCAATAAAAAAAGCGAGCTCGCGTAAAAAATTGCAAACTCGCTTCAATAAAAATAAGAACACTCAATGAATACGCGAAGTTTAACGCGTCGGACGTAACTGTGCAAGTGGATGGGTCCCACTTTGACCCCACTCTTCAGACGTAAGGAAAAACCCGTGCGCACCACCATGTTTTTAACTCTTTTTCTGATCGCAACTTGCAGCTCTTTGCCAGCGGACGAAACGGTAAAGTCCTGGGTGGAAAAAAATCTTGAGCAGACGGTCGAAGACTATAAATACTTCCATTCGCACCCCGAGCTGTCGTTTTCGGAAGAGCAAACGGCCGCCCGCCTGGCGGAAGAGTGGAAAAAAGCCGGCCTGGAAGTGACGACCGATGTGGGCGGCCACGGGGTCGTCGGCATGCTGAAAAACGGCGACGGACCGACCCTGATGCTCCGCACCGATCTGGACGCTCTGCCGGTGACCGAGCAGACCGGCCTGACGTACGCCTCGCAAGTCAAGGTCCGCGATGCGGCAGGGAACAGCGTCGGCGTCATGCATGCCTGCGGCCACGATGTGCACCTCGCCAATCTGGTTGGCGTCGTCCGTTACCTGGCCTCCCACCGTGATCAATGGCAAGGCGTGCTGATGGTCATCGGCCAGCCAGCCGAAGAACGCGGAGCCGGCGCCAAAGCGATGCTGGAAGACGGCCTGTTCAAACGCTTCGGCAAACCGGACTTCGCCGTCGCCCTGCACGCCAGCGGCAACCTGGCCGCCGGACAGGTCGGCTACCGCGCCGGCTTCGCCATGGCGAACGTTGACAGCGTCGACATCACCCTCCACGGCAAAGGCGGCCACGGAGCCCAGCCCCACACGACCATTGATCCCGTCGTCCAGGCGGCCGAGCTCGTCATGTCGCTGCAGACGATCGTCGCCCGCGAGATCAGTCCGCTGGAACCGGCCGTGATTACGGTCGGCTCGATCCATGGCGGAACCAAGCACAATATCATCGGCGACACGTGCGAGCTGCAGCTCACCGTTCGCAGCTATTCCGACAAAGTGCGCAAGCACCTGCTCGACGCCATCGCCCGCAAGGCGAAGGCAGTCGCCCTTGGCGCCAGGGCGGAAGAGCCAACCATCAAAACGACCGAAGGCACCCCTGCCCTGTCGAACGACGAAAAGCTGACCCAGCGGCTCAGCGACGTGTTCCGCAAAGTGCTGGGCGACGATAACGTAATCCCTTCCGAAGCCACCATGGGCGGCGAGGACTTCGGCCGCTTCGGCGGGGCCGGCGTTCCCATTTTGATGTATCGTCTGGGCTCGGTCGACGCCAATCGCCTGGCCGGCTATGCCCGCATTGAGCAGGATCCGCCTTCGCTGCACTCGGGCGTGTACTATCCCGACCCGGAAGAAACGCTTCGCACCGGCATGGTGACCATGATTTCAGCGGCGCTGGAATTGCTGCCGCCGCGAAAGTAAGCGGACGCAGCGACGGAAAGTCGCCTTTGACTCGGAACGGGAAAAGATTGACTGCCAGATATTGATTCGTCGTTGCGAGAAGAAAAAGACGCCGGACAGTCGCCTTTCACTCCGTGCAAGGACGCGTACTTTTGCGGAGCAAAAGACGACCCACTGCGTCGGCTTGTGCGCAAAACGACGAACCAGAATCGACAGCAATTACCTTCGCGCTCCCCGTGAAAGATCACGTCCTTTCGCGGAGCAAAAGACGACCCACTGCGTCGGCTCGTCCTCAAAGCGTCGAAGAAGAAGTCCGCAGCCAAACGGCCCGTTTTGACGAGGCTCTTGCTGCACGCCCAGCAAAGGAAACGCATGGGGAGAAAAATTTCTACGCCGGTAATGGCGATCGCGGTGCTCTATTTGTGCACCATGGGCGCCGTTGTCGGCGGGCTGTTCTACGCCCGCCACTGGGCCGTTGCGACTTATGTATCGGCTGAAGAATACGAGAACTGGCAAGAGTGGAAAACGGCGGCCGAGCAGCAGTCAAGGATCGAAGGCCCGGTCCGGCGGCGTCCGCCCACCAGCAACCAGCCGCCCGCCCTGGAGCTGACACAGGAGCACTTCGTGCCGATTCTTAGCGTTTCGCTGGTGGTGACGAGCGCCTTGTTCTTCGCCCTGACTTACCTGATCCGCGGCATGATTTTGTCGCCCGGCCGGATCCACGAAGACGAAGATTCGTAAAGGACGAATCGCAGACTGCGTTCCTGGCTGGCTTCCTCAAGAGACCCATCGCCGTGCAGAGCATCCAGGCTATTGATTCCCATACCGTGGGCGAACCGACGCGGGTTGTCATCGAAGGCGGTCCGCCGCGCCAGGGGGCCGTGCTGGCCGACTGGATCAGCCACCTGCGCACCGAGCAGGACGACTTCCGCCGGGCCGTGGCGAACGAACCTCGCGGCAGCGAAGCGCTCGTCGGAGCCCTGCTTTATGAACCGTTCGATCCGACCTGCGATGTGGGCGTGGTTTATTTCAATAACGTCGGCTGGTTGAACATGTGCGTCCACGGCACCATCGGCCTGGTGGTGACGCTGCAGCATCTGGGCCGATTGTCGCAGGGCCGCTGCCGGATCGAAACGCCGGTCGGCAACATTTCCGGCCTGCTCGAAGCCAAGGATCGCGTAACGGTCCAGAACGTCGCTTGCCGTCGCAGCCAGCGGTCGCTTGTGATCGATGTGCCCGGTTACGGCCAGATTTCCGGCGACGTGGCCTGGGGCGGCAACTGGTTCTTCCTGGTCGACGACCACCAGCAGCATGTGCAGTACGACAACCTGGAGCGGCTCAAGCATTGCGCATGGAGCATTCGCCGCACGCTGGAGCGGGAAGGGATCGCCGGCGACGACCGCGGCGAGATCGATCACATTCTGCTGTTTGCTCCGCCCACGCGGGACGACGCCGACAGCAAGAATTTCGTCCTTTGCCCCGGCGGAGCCTACGACCGCTCCCCCTGCGGAACAGGCCTCAGCGCCAAGCTTGCCTGCCTGGTTGCCGACGGCCAGCTGCAGCCGGGCCAGATCTGGCGCCAGGAAAGCATCCTGGGCTCTGTTTTTGAAGGAACCGTCCTGGTCGAAGGAGGCAAGCTCACCCCCTGCATCACTGGCTCCGCGCACCTCAGCGCGGAAGTCAAACTGCTGTTCGATCCCGACGATCCGTTCCGTCATGGCATCCCCGCCCCCAAGACCGGCGCGTGACGACTCCCCAGAGACCGCTCGCCGGCAGCAGCATCGGCGTATGCTTTGCAAAAATCAACGCGCGGCACGGCGGCCGTCCGCTTTTCTTCCAGTCGCCGCCTGATGATTTCTGTTCGCAATATGCCGGTTATAGTGAACGCTCTTCGTTTCGCAGGCGCAGACAGCCTCGGTTTTCTGGCGGACTCGTCATGATCGGACCGATATGCCTGGAAAGGAACGCCTTGGAGTATTGAGGCAAAACTGGGCACGGAGGGCCACATGTTAAAACCAATCCATCATTACCTGATCGCAGTGCTAAGCCTTGGTTTTTGCGCTGCCGGCCTGCTGCATGCGGAGGAGCCTGCTCCTGCGATCGGTCCGCCGGTATGCCCTCCGCTGCTGGAGCAACCGTCGCTGCCCGCGACTCCGGCCCCGCCGGCGGCTCCGTCGCCCGGATACGACGGCTGCCTGCTGGAACGCACCAAACTGACAGGCGACTGGTGCGGCGCCCGCACCTCCATGCTGGAACACGGCATGGTGTGGGATCTGGATACCACCAACTTTTACTTTGGCGTCGCCAACGGCGGCCGCGAGCAGCGCGACACGTTTGCCGGACACGGCGACTACGTGATGAACTGGGACGTTTCCAAAGCAGGCGGACCGGAAGGCCTGTTTGTGAAGCTGCGGGCCGAGCACCGCTATGGGCAGTCGATTTCCAGCTCCACCGGCTCCTTTTTGCCGGCGACCGTTCTGACCTCGCTGCCAGCCCCCGACTACGAAGATTTGTACATTACGAATCTCATCTTCACGCAAGCGTTGTCCGAGAACTTCGCCGTGTTCGCCGGCAAGATCGACACGCTTTCCGGCGACGCCAACGCGTTCGCCCATGCCCGCGGCAAGGACCAGTTCTCCAACCTGGGCTTTGTGGTGAATCCGCTGATGCTGCGGGCCGTGCCCTATTCGACGCTGGCCGCCGGCTTTTCGGTGCTGCACGAATTGCAGCCGATCTTCACCTTCACCGTGATGAACCCGGTGGAGTCCTCGCGCACGACCGGCTTTGGCGAACTGTTTGAAAAAGGCGTCACCCTGACGGCCGAAGCCCGCCTGCCGTACGAACTGAACGGCCTGGTGGGGCATCAGGTTTTTGGCGGCGTGTGGAGCAGTCGCAACTATGTGGCGCTCGGCCAGGATCCCCGCGTGGTGCTGCCGAACGTGCCGATCGAACGCCAGTCCGGCACCTGGGCGCTGTACTGGAACGCGGACCAGTACCTGTCCATGTACGACGACGCACCGACCAAAGGCTGGGGCCTGTTCGCCCGGGCCGGCGTCGCCGACAACCAGGCTAATCCGCTGGCCGGCTTTGTTAGCGCCGGTATCGGCGGCGACAGCCCGATCCGCAGCCGACGCCAGGACACGTTCGGCGTGGGTTACTACTATCTGCAGACCAGCGACAAGATCGGCGTCTTCGCAGAACGTGCACTGGGACCCATCGGAGACGGCCACGGCGTCGAAATGTTCTACAATTACGCCGTCACCCCGTGGATGCACCTGACGGGCGACGCCCAGGTGCTGCATCCCGAAGTCAAGAACGTCAACACCGCCTTCGTGCTCGGCCTGCGTTGCAAGATCGACTTCTAAGGGGCTAACTTCCGGCAGATACGGTCACCGCCGCCTCCACTCTTTGGAAGCGGCCGCTGCCCTGCCCTGCGATTCCTAGCCGTCAACTGGCGACGGTTCCGTCGCTCTCGCAGCCCGCCGGATCAACCCTTCTGGCGACCTTCGATCGCCATCAACAGCACGCCGGCGGCCACCATCATCATCGGGTCGAGTGGATTGGTCGGGTACGAACGGATCGTCATCCGGTGGATGAACGGATTGAAGTGCGTGAACGCTTCCGCATGCTGCTGCGACTGCGCATCGGTGTAACTGAACTTCTGCGGGAACAGCTTGCCGCCCGGCACGAACCGGCGCACCAAAGCCATGCCGGTGCTGTCTTCCTTGATTTTGCCGACTTCCATCTCTTCCGGGTTGAGCACCGACCATTCGTCGCGCAGGATCGACTTCATACCGGCCCGCCGCATGACGCCCAGTTTGGTGTTGGTGCTGCTTTGTATCACGTCGTAAGCCGCGCTGAAGTCAATCACCGATCGGGCGGCGATGCGCAGCATTTCCGTGTTGCACGTTTCATCGGTGTAAACGCGAATATCTTCTTTAAGTTTGAACGCCTTCTGCTTGCAGTAACCGATCAACTCGGTGTCGGCGTTGTAGATGTGGAACTGGGCGCCAAACAAGGAGAATACCTTGCGGCGAATCGTAAACTCGAGAGCGTCGTGGCCATTCATGTAACGATCGATCCTTGTACGAGATCTTTCCGGGTAGTCCATGCAGCACGCGGCCCCCGCGCAAATGCCCGCCGAATGGGGAGCCGAGAACGGCTATGCTACTACCGGCCAATCCCTGAGTAAATGCTGTGCCGGTCCCTTTTTCCAGGACCGCATCCAAGGCGCCGCCTCCCGATGCCGCCCTGATAACGGTTTCGCTGGAATCGTCCGCCCGGGTCGGTTCTAATGGCGACCTCCGTCTGCCTTCCCTGGTAGTCTTTCTCTGGCCGTCCTTCTCTTGCGAACTCCTCCCATGACTGCGACTATCCCGCGCTGCCAGGTCGTGCCGTTGCCAGACCACCAGGTTTCCCTGCAGGTCGACGGCAAAGAGCGGACCCGCTGGCACGCCAGGCCGAGCGATCCGCGCCCCTTCTTCTATCCGTTCCTGGGACCGGGCGGAAGTTCGCTCACCCGGATGGGCCACCCCGGGGCGCCGAACCACGACCATCACCGTTCGATCTGGTTCGCCCATCATCGCGTGGTCGGCATCGATTTCTGGAGCGACCAGACAGAAGCCCGTATCCGGCAGCAGCGCTGGCTGGCCTGCGCCGACAGCGACGCCGAAGCGATCCTGGCCGTCGAACTGGACTGGACCGACGGCCACGATCCGGCGCCCTTGTTGCGGCAGGAACTGGTGGCCGCCCTGCGTCCCGGGGAAAACGGCGAAACGCTGCTCGAGGTGCAAGCCACCTTCCGGCCGCGATCCGAACAGCTGGAATTCGGCCAGACGAACTTCGGTTTCTTCGCCGTGCGGGTCGCCAAAACCCTGTCCGAACATTTTGGCGGAGGACGATTAACCTCCAGCACAGGAGCCGTCGGCGAGCCCGCCATCTTCGGCAAGCCGGCCGCCTGGATGGACTACAGCGGCCCCGCATCGCAAGGCGTCGGCCCCCAGCGCACGGAGCAGACCGAAGGCATTACCTGCTTCGACCACCCGGCCAACCCAGGCAATCCCACCGGCTGGCACGTCCGCGCTGACGGCTGGATGGGCGCCTCTCCCTGCATGCACCAGCCGCTCACCACCACCATCGCCGCCCCCCTGCAGCTGCGTTACCTGCTCCACGCCCACGCTGGCCCGCTCGACCCGGACAAAGCCCGATCGATCGCGGCACAGTTCACCGCCTCTCCCGGCTTCCAGGTGACCAAAGCCACGGTCAAACACGAGCAGTACACGATCACCCGCCGCTGCTAAAACCGGCCGAATCGCACTTAAAAACCGAAACCCGGCCCTCCCCACGGACCAGGGGACTTGCCAACGCCCCTCCCGCAGCCATAATACAAAATTCCCACCCAGCCAGAGTGGCGGAATCGGCAGACGCGCTGGATTCAAAATCCAGTACACGCAAGTGTGTGAGGGTTCGAGTCCCTCCTCTGGTATTCGCACGAACGCCAGCTACCCACGGTAGCTGGCGTTTTTTTGTGGCCGCATCGCACTCCCAAGTCTGCTGTTTCACCCGGAACGGCGAAACGGCAACGCCGCCAGGGAGACACCGCCTGCTCAGGCATGACCCACGCCACCGTCCGCAAGGCTACGCCGCCCGCGCTCACGGAAGAACCTTGCGACGACATCGCCGGTGCAAAAACTGCAACGCAATTGACTTGCTTTTGCTTGCCAAATTGGCGAAAAATGGCCGGCCACTACCGGCCGTCCCATAACTCATGGACCAGTTTTTGGGGAGCAGGCCAGTTAAGTCCTGAACAGGGCCAAAAAGCAACCTGTTCTTTGTACCCGGACACGCAAACGTACGGGAACTTCACCAAGAGCAAACTACTCTGGAAGTGCGCC is part of the Lignipirellula cremea genome and encodes:
- a CDS encoding DUF4870 domain-containing protein, with the translated sequence MSHDPNSYKPPGYDGETPPHYQSPDPHGVGSPPPSGTQFQQSLDLSPDDRQTAMLAHMLGALMGFLGPLIIWLVKKDSSSFVNDQSKEALNFQLTLAIAYVASGVIWFIFSLVTCGFGAMVPFPVVVTVVQIVFGIIGGMKANEGYWYRYPMTIRMIT
- a CDS encoding proline racemase family protein, with product MQSIQAIDSHTVGEPTRVVIEGGPPRQGAVLADWISHLRTEQDDFRRAVANEPRGSEALVGALLYEPFDPTCDVGVVYFNNVGWLNMCVHGTIGLVVTLQHLGRLSQGRCRIETPVGNISGLLEAKDRVTVQNVACRRSQRSLVIDVPGYGQISGDVAWGGNWFFLVDDHQQHVQYDNLERLKHCAWSIRRTLEREGIAGDDRGEIDHILLFAPPTRDDADSKNFVLCPGGAYDRSPCGTGLSAKLACLVADGQLQPGQIWRQESILGSVFEGTVLVEGGKLTPCITGSAHLSAEVKLLFDPDDPFRHGIPAPKTGA
- the atpG gene encoding ATP synthase F1 subunit gamma: MANPRALDKRRKSIRNIRKITRTMELIATARFKKAMDRATAATAYTRRITKVVSDLARSGLEVNHPLLEERPEKRKAVLLVLTANRGLCGGYNGGVVRLTAPRLKQLREEYGSVQLEVSGKRGINALKFRGVLADQTFLQFDDQPKFEEIRQIADRYLDAYTLGEIDRVDVIYTRFETISRQTAMVETLLPLTSLPGVDEEEEEAAGDSLYEFLPSAASILEEVVPMSFRVKLFKCFLDAAVSEQIARMVAMKSATENASDMIKQLSMTYNRARQSKITNEIMEIIGGVEALKS
- a CDS encoding DUF6807 domain-containing protein, with translation MTATIPRCQVVPLPDHQVSLQVDGKERTRWHARPSDPRPFFYPFLGPGGSSLTRMGHPGAPNHDHHRSIWFAHHRVVGIDFWSDQTEARIRQQRWLACADSDAEAILAVELDWTDGHDPAPLLRQELVAALRPGENGETLLEVQATFRPRSEQLEFGQTNFGFFAVRVAKTLSEHFGGGRLTSSTGAVGEPAIFGKPAAWMDYSGPASQGVGPQRTEQTEGITCFDHPANPGNPTGWHVRADGWMGASPCMHQPLTTTIAAPLQLRYLLHAHAGPLDPDKARSIAAQFTASPGFQVTKATVKHEQYTITRRC
- a CDS encoding FHA domain-containing protein, whose protein sequence is MPFETEAVDPQATSNSLTQEETPGVFLEILRGQARQKIRQVEEAVYLIGSASDCDLVLADPQFPDVHVYLYLKPDEVTMRVLGEGPVAAVNGEPVLTARLHDGDHLRTGPYEFCVHIGAQPGPRKKKPSTPSVRPHSLNFVYQVDPRGKAAVDRLLADVRATCSSPTRELRLYTECEVTIGQACRKTG
- the atpC gene encoding ATP synthase F1 subunit epsilon — encoded protein: MAEMNCIVVTPERTVLETKADFIALPLFDGEIGIAPLHSPMIGRLGFGEMRINQGSTVTTWYVDGGFVQVADDVVTVLTNLARSADKIDMEAARSQIDAAMKRPINTPELLEIRDRLVDQARAQMAVGRRH
- the rdgB gene encoding RdgB/HAM1 family non-canonical purine NTP pyrophosphatase, encoding MSFTLVLGTHNAKKRRELEMLLASLPLQLKTLADFPNAIEVEETGSTFAENAALKAVEQAVHLQQWVLGEDSGLMVDALDGAPGVYSARFSAAGDDASNNQHLLESLANVPLEKRGGQYVCRMTLSDPQGQVRATCEATCRGRILFAERGSAGFGYDPLFEIPEYHRTFSELGDAVKSILSHRARAMRQFVKLLQPLLFSSKTAPPC
- the atpD gene encoding F0F1 ATP synthase subunit beta encodes the protein MATATDPSQKNVGRVTQVIGSTFDAEFEEDHLPAIYNAVRIQSEHKGVKIDLTGEVQNHLGGGRVRCVALGSTDGMQRGQECVDTGSPVTVPVGKATLGRVFNLLGEPVDGRGPVEVDERWPIHRAAPPVSELKTETELFETGIKVVDLLTPFVRGGKAGLFGGAGLGKTVILTELIARIASQHGGYSVFAGVGERTREGTDLWLEMQETKMGDTDRSVIEQTCMVFGQMNEPPGARLRVALSALTMAEYFRDTTGADTLLFVDNIFRFSQAGSEVSALLGRMPSAVGYQPTLATEMGALQERITSTSKGAITSVQAVYVPADDPTDPAPATAFGQLDAFIYLERSISEKGIYPAIDPLASSSRILDPQYVGDRHYTIARRVQTTLQRYRELQDIIAILGVDELSEEDKLIVHRARRIERFMSQPFIVAQVFTGKAGEVTPLAETIRSFEEICDGKWDHLPEQAFMYVGAIEQAEAQAKKMAEKK
- a CDS encoding amidohydrolase, translated to MEKNLEQTVEDYKYFHSHPELSFSEEQTAARLAEEWKKAGLEVTTDVGGHGVVGMLKNGDGPTLMLRTDLDALPVTEQTGLTYASQVKVRDAAGNSVGVMHACGHDVHLANLVGVVRYLASHRDQWQGVLMVIGQPAEERGAGAKAMLEDGLFKRFGKPDFAVALHASGNLAAGQVGYRAGFAMANVDSVDITLHGKGGHGAQPHTTIDPVVQAAELVMSLQTIVAREISPLEPAVITVGSIHGGTKHNIIGDTCELQLTVRSYSDKVRKHLLDAIARKAKAVALGARAEEPTIKTTEGTPALSNDEKLTQRLSDVFRKVLGDDNVIPSEATMGGEDFGRFGGAGVPILMYRLGSVDANRLAGYARIEQDPPSLHSGVYYPDPEETLRTGMVTMISAALELLPPRK
- a CDS encoding carbohydrate porin codes for the protein MLKPIHHYLIAVLSLGFCAAGLLHAEEPAPAIGPPVCPPLLEQPSLPATPAPPAAPSPGYDGCLLERTKLTGDWCGARTSMLEHGMVWDLDTTNFYFGVANGGREQRDTFAGHGDYVMNWDVSKAGGPEGLFVKLRAEHRYGQSISSSTGSFLPATVLTSLPAPDYEDLYITNLIFTQALSENFAVFAGKIDTLSGDANAFAHARGKDQFSNLGFVVNPLMLRAVPYSTLAAGFSVLHELQPIFTFTVMNPVESSRTTGFGELFEKGVTLTAEARLPYELNGLVGHQVFGGVWSSRNYVALGQDPRVVLPNVPIERQSGTWALYWNADQYLSMYDDAPTKGWGLFARAGVADNQANPLAGFVSAGIGGDSPIRSRRQDTFGVGYYYLQTSDKIGVFAERALGPIGDGHGVEMFYNYAVTPWMHLTGDAQVLHPEVKNVNTAFVLGLRCKIDF